The window CAGGTTCCAAGAGCTGGACTTGCGCAATTCATCAGCTATTTCCCATCGATGCCTTTCACCCCCGTTCTTTTAATTCTCTTCTGATGTCTTTTTGTGTTGTTCTCTTTTTGAGAACCTCTCTTTTGTCAACTTTGCCTTTGTGTTTGGCAATTGCTATCTCAATTTTTATTTTACCCTGCTTAGTATACATTCTTAAAGGCACTAATGTCAAGCCCTTTTGGGCTGATTTTCCTATTAAATGCTTGATTTCCGATTTATTTAGCAGTAACTTTCTCGTTCTTTTTTCGTTATAACTATTAGGAGTGTTGTTCGGTTGATATGGCGGAACGCTTGCGTTGAGGAGATATGGGTCTTCGTCTTTAAAAACCACAAAAGACCCTTGCAGATTGGCTCTGCCGAGTTTGATTGATTTTACCTCATAGCCGTTCAAC is drawn from Patescibacteria group bacterium and contains these coding sequences:
- the smpB gene encoding SsrA-binding protein SmpB, which produces MAKNLAENKKAFFDYMPIETFEAGIVLNGYEVKSIKLGRANLQGSFVVFKDEDPYLLNASVPPYQPNNTPNSYNEKRTRKLLLNKSEIKHLIGKSAQKGLTLVPLRMYTKQGKIKIEIAIAKHKGKVDKREVLKKRTTQKDIRRELKERG